In a genomic window of Streptomyces noursei ATCC 11455:
- a CDS encoding transglycosylase domain-containing protein codes for MAKKRAGGGRSRTQQAAKFLGVSVLAGAVLAGIALPAAGALGLAAKTSVEGFDDIPANLRTPPLSQRTTILDSDGGEIASVYSRDRTVVPLKDMSRYVQQAIVAIEDARFYSHGAIDVKGILRAVNKNAQSGGVSQGASTLTQQYVKNVFIEEAGDDPDKVAQATQQTLGRKVKELKYAIKLEDKLGKRKILQNYLNITFFGEQAYGVESAAQRYFSKHAKDLTLEESALLAGIVQSPTRYDPVNHPQAATARRNTVLRRMADLKNITRAEADAAAALPIKLKISRPQNGCITATDGAGFFCDYVREVLLNDKTFGATREIRSQRWMQGGLTIRTTLDRQSQKAIQASLSKHVYEDDPVAAAGAVVQPGTGKILGMGQSRPYGFGTNQTQINLSVNRKMGGGAGYQPGSTFKPIIAAAALEQGISPYQQYSSPFKMAYPRPVQTCTGEWNGTDTVQNEDPKEVGPYAMKEATAKSVNTYYVQLISDMGVCPAVTMAKKMGIQPADGKPLKQVPSMALGIQEMSPLTMATAYATFANEGTYCSPVAIESITDAQGKALNVPRTSCHSAMSKKTADTVNALLKGVVEDGTGKQAGLKGRDSAGKTGTTDSRYAAWFVGYTPNAAGAVWVGDPRHQRQMYDITIGGVAHDKVYGADTPGPIWRDMMAGALDGRPAPALPTVPLDDPKGNGDDGDKGKDKPQQKPKPQPGGGDNKPGGGWHIPGFPDILGGGNGGW; via the coding sequence ATGGCTAAGAAGCGCGCGGGCGGGGGTCGGTCCAGGACCCAGCAGGCCGCCAAGTTCCTCGGTGTCAGCGTCCTCGCCGGAGCGGTCCTCGCCGGGATCGCGCTCCCGGCGGCCGGTGCGCTCGGCCTCGCGGCCAAGACGTCCGTCGAGGGATTCGACGACATCCCGGCCAACCTCCGGACCCCGCCGCTCAGTCAGCGCACCACCATCCTCGACTCCGACGGCGGCGAGATCGCCTCGGTCTACTCCCGCGACCGCACCGTCGTCCCCCTCAAGGACATGTCGCGGTACGTCCAGCAGGCGATCGTCGCCATCGAGGACGCCCGCTTCTACTCGCACGGCGCGATCGACGTGAAGGGCATCCTGCGCGCGGTCAACAAGAACGCCCAGTCCGGCGGCGTCTCCCAGGGCGCGTCCACCCTGACCCAGCAGTACGTGAAGAACGTCTTCATCGAGGAGGCCGGCGACGACCCGGACAAGGTCGCGCAGGCCACCCAGCAGACGCTCGGCCGCAAGGTCAAGGAGCTGAAGTACGCGATCAAGTTGGAGGACAAGCTCGGCAAGCGCAAGATCCTCCAGAACTACCTCAACATCACCTTCTTCGGCGAGCAGGCGTACGGCGTCGAGTCCGCCGCCCAGCGCTACTTCAGCAAGCACGCCAAGGACCTGACCCTGGAGGAGTCGGCGCTGCTCGCCGGCATCGTCCAGTCCCCGACGCGGTACGACCCGGTCAACCACCCGCAGGCGGCGACCGCGCGGCGCAACACCGTCCTGCGGCGGATGGCCGACCTGAAGAACATCACCCGGGCCGAGGCCGACGCGGCCGCCGCCCTGCCGATCAAGCTCAAGATCAGCCGCCCGCAGAACGGTTGCATCACCGCCACCGACGGCGCCGGCTTCTTCTGCGACTACGTCCGCGAGGTGCTGCTGAACGACAAGACGTTCGGCGCGACCCGTGAGATCCGTTCGCAGCGCTGGATGCAGGGCGGTCTGACCATCCGCACCACCCTGGACCGGCAGTCCCAGAAGGCGATCCAGGCGTCGCTGAGCAAGCACGTCTACGAGGACGACCCGGTCGCCGCGGCCGGCGCCGTCGTCCAGCCGGGCACCGGCAAGATCCTCGGCATGGGCCAGTCCCGGCCGTACGGCTTCGGCACCAACCAGACCCAGATCAACCTCTCGGTCAACCGCAAGATGGGCGGCGGGGCCGGCTACCAGCCCGGTTCGACCTTCAAGCCGATCATCGCGGCGGCCGCGCTGGAGCAGGGCATCAGCCCGTACCAGCAGTACTCCTCGCCGTTCAAGATGGCCTACCCGCGGCCGGTCCAGACCTGCACCGGCGAGTGGAACGGCACCGACACCGTCCAGAACGAGGACCCCAAGGAGGTCGGCCCGTACGCCATGAAGGAGGCGACCGCGAAGTCGGTCAACACCTACTACGTGCAGCTGATCAGCGACATGGGCGTCTGCCCCGCGGTCACCATGGCCAAGAAGATGGGCATCCAACCGGCCGACGGCAAACCGCTGAAGCAGGTGCCGTCCATGGCTCTCGGCATCCAGGAGATGTCCCCGCTGACGATGGCCACGGCCTACGCCACGTTCGCCAACGAGGGCACCTACTGCTCCCCCGTCGCCATCGAGTCGATCACCGACGCGCAGGGCAAGGCGCTGAACGTCCCCAGGACCAGCTGCCACAGCGCGATGTCCAAGAAGACCGCGGACACCGTCAACGCCCTCCTCAAGGGCGTCGTCGAGGACGGCACCGGCAAGCAGGCCGGCCTCAAGGGCCGCGACAGCGCGGGCAAGACCGGCACCACGGACAGCCGCTACGCCGCCTGGTTCGTCGGGTACACCCCGAACGCGGCCGGCGCGGTCTGGGTCGGCGACCCGCGGCACCAGCGCCAGATGTACGACATCACCATCGGCGGTGTCGCGCACGACAAGGTCTACGGCGCCGACACCCCCGGCCCCATCTGGCGCGACATGATGGCCGGTGCGCTGGACGGCCGCCCGGCCCCGGCCCTGCCGACCGTCCCGCTCGACGACCCCAAGGGCAACGGCGACGACGGCGACAAGGGCAAGGACAAGCCCCAGCAGAAGCCGAAGCCCCAGCCCGGCGGTGGCGACAACAAGCCCGGCGGCGGCTGGCACATCCCCGGCTTCCCGGACATCCTCGGCGGCGGGAACGGCGGTTGGTGA
- a CDS encoding metallophosphoesterase, translated as MRARYGVPLSLAAVGAAGLAYAAGFEVRSFRLRRVTVPVLPHGMRPLRVLQVSDIHMVGGQRKKQRWLQSLAGLRPDFVVNTGDNLSDPDGVPETLDALGPLMEFPGAYVFGSNDYYGPRLRNPARYLVEKVQGRHGLNGNAPVVGAVHNPWEDLRDAFDAAGWVNLSNTRGRLKLEGAEIALTGLDDPHIKRDRYAEVAGGPESDADLSLAVVHAPYLRSLDAFTADRYPLILAGHTHGGQLCVPFYGALVTNCDIDTQRVKGLSTHTADGHTSYLHVSAGCGTNRYTPVRFACPPEATLLTLTPRG; from the coding sequence ATGCGCGCGCGATACGGAGTTCCCCTGTCCCTTGCCGCGGTCGGCGCGGCCGGCCTGGCCTACGCCGCCGGCTTCGAAGTCCGCTCCTTCCGCCTGCGACGCGTCACCGTGCCCGTACTGCCCCACGGCATGCGGCCGTTGCGCGTCCTGCAGGTCTCCGACATCCACATGGTCGGCGGGCAGCGCAAGAAACAGCGCTGGCTCCAGTCGCTCGCAGGGCTCCGCCCCGACTTCGTCGTCAACACCGGCGACAACCTCTCCGACCCCGACGGCGTCCCGGAGACCCTGGACGCCCTGGGCCCCCTGATGGAGTTCCCCGGCGCCTACGTCTTCGGCTCCAACGACTACTACGGCCCCCGGCTGCGCAACCCCGCCCGCTATCTCGTCGAGAAGGTCCAGGGCCGGCACGGTCTGAACGGCAACGCCCCCGTCGTCGGCGCCGTCCACAACCCGTGGGAGGACCTCCGCGACGCCTTCGACGCGGCGGGCTGGGTCAACCTCTCCAACACCCGCGGCCGTCTGAAGCTGGAAGGCGCCGAGATCGCGCTGACCGGCCTCGACGACCCGCACATCAAGCGCGACCGCTACGCCGAGGTCGCCGGCGGCCCGGAGTCCGACGCCGACCTCTCGCTGGCCGTCGTCCACGCCCCGTACCTGCGCTCCCTGGACGCCTTCACCGCCGACCGCTATCCGCTGATCCTCGCCGGTCACACCCACGGCGGCCAGCTGTGCGTCCCCTTCTACGGCGCCCTCGTCACCAACTGCGACATCGACACCCAGCGCGTCAAGGGCCTCTCCACCCACACCGCCGACGGCCACACCTCCTACCTCCACGTCTCCGCCGGCTGCGGCACCAACCGCTACACCCCGGTCCGCTTCGCCTGCCCCCCGGAGGCCACCCTGCTGACGCTGACGCCGCGCGGCTGA
- a CDS encoding GatB/YqeY domain-containing protein has product MTTLKDKLRDDLTAAIKARDELRSSTLRLTLTAINKEEVAGSQARELSDGEVEKVIAREAKKRREAAEAFDKGGRAEQAERERAEGEVLAGYLPKPLTDEELESLVAAAVAEAAGAGAEGPRAMGAVMKIVNPQVAGRADGGRIAAMVKKLLAG; this is encoded by the coding sequence ATGACCACGCTCAAGGACAAGCTCAGGGACGACCTCACCGCCGCGATCAAGGCGCGCGACGAGCTGCGTTCCTCCACCCTCCGTCTGACGCTGACCGCGATCAACAAGGAGGAGGTGGCGGGCAGCCAGGCGCGCGAGCTGTCCGACGGCGAGGTCGAGAAGGTCATCGCACGGGAGGCCAAGAAGCGCCGCGAGGCCGCGGAGGCGTTCGACAAGGGCGGCCGGGCCGAGCAGGCCGAGCGCGAGCGGGCCGAGGGCGAGGTGCTCGCCGGGTACCTGCCCAAGCCGCTGACGGACGAGGAGCTGGAGTCGCTGGTCGCCGCGGCCGTGGCGGAGGCCGCCGGGGCCGGGGCCGAGGGGCCGCGGGCCATGGGCGCCGTGATGAAGATCGTCAACCCGCAGGTGGCGGGTCGGGCCGACGGCGGCCGGATCGCCGCGATGGTGAAGAAGCTGCTGGCCGGCTGA
- a CDS encoding type III effector protein, with translation MTAADQPASSGADARSPASFLAAAAALEAADDALRAAQHKAPDAPHTDPGPEQALASLLLLRQVREQLAGWETGLIETARHAGASWADLAHPLGVASRQAAERRYLRNRPGPAGTTGEQRVQATRERRAAERTAVTWARRNAADLRRIAGQITALTDLPTAARLPLSQLHAALGHDDPAALVHPLNATRPHLTTTHPDLAAQLDTLTNSATPPATPD, from the coding sequence ATGACAGCAGCTGACCAGCCGGCCTCTTCCGGCGCCGACGCCCGGAGCCCGGCTTCGTTTCTCGCCGCCGCGGCGGCCCTGGAAGCCGCGGACGATGCCCTGCGCGCCGCCCAGCACAAGGCCCCCGATGCCCCCCACACCGACCCCGGCCCGGAGCAGGCCCTGGCCTCCCTCCTCCTGCTGCGGCAGGTCCGCGAGCAACTCGCCGGATGGGAAACCGGTCTGATCGAAACGGCCCGCCACGCAGGCGCCAGCTGGGCCGACCTCGCCCACCCCCTCGGCGTCGCCAGCCGCCAGGCCGCCGAACGCCGCTACCTGCGCAACCGGCCCGGCCCCGCCGGAACCACCGGCGAACAGCGCGTCCAGGCCACCCGCGAACGCCGCGCCGCCGAACGCACCGCCGTCACCTGGGCCCGCCGCAACGCCGCCGACCTGCGCCGCATCGCCGGCCAGATCACCGCCCTCACCGACCTCCCCACAGCGGCCCGTCTCCCGCTCAGCCAACTCCACGCGGCCCTCGGTCACGACGACCCCGCCGCCCTCGTTCACCCTCTGAACGCCACCCGCCCCCACCTGACCACCACCCACCCCGACCTCGCCGCCCAACTCGACACCCTCACGAACTCCGCCACGCCCCCAGCCACCCCCGACTGA
- a CDS encoding WhiB family transcriptional regulator: MGWVTDWSAQAACRTTDPDELFVQGAAQNRAKAVCTGCPVRTECLADALDNRVEFGVWGGMTERERRALLRRRPTVTSWRRLLETARTEYERSTGMLPVDCSDDAFDDAYAAVG, translated from the coding sequence ATGGGCTGGGTAACCGACTGGAGTGCACAGGCAGCCTGCCGCACTACCGATCCGGACGAACTATTCGTGCAAGGGGCGGCGCAGAACCGCGCCAAGGCGGTGTGCACCGGGTGTCCGGTGCGCACGGAGTGCCTGGCCGACGCCCTGGACAACCGGGTGGAGTTCGGCGTGTGGGGCGGCATGACGGAACGCGAGCGGAGGGCGCTGCTGCGCCGCCGTCCGACGGTCACGTCATGGCGTCGCCTGTTGGAAACCGCGCGTACGGAATACGAGCGCAGCACGGGCATGTTGCCGGTGGACTGCTCGGACGACGCCTTCGACGACGCGTACGCGGCGGTCGGATAG
- a CDS encoding DUF2267 domain-containing protein, with product MSDRRAPLQHPPVMTYPQLLEKVRYEGAYPTRERAEEAVRLVLAGLGRQLTGDERVELAARLPLEAARILTAQIPDTQPLTGWAFVKDLATRSGATPATTRWDTGSVLAAVAALAGPGLLTRILRQLPSGYALLFGRAELTRAA from the coding sequence ATGTCCGACCGGCGTGCACCGCTCCAGCACCCGCCCGTGATGACGTACCCGCAGCTGCTGGAGAAGGTCCGCTACGAAGGCGCCTATCCCACCCGGGAACGGGCCGAGGAAGCCGTCCGCCTGGTCCTCGCAGGACTCGGACGCCAGCTGACGGGCGACGAACGCGTCGAACTGGCCGCACGCCTGCCCCTCGAAGCCGCACGCATCCTCACCGCACAGATCCCCGACACCCAGCCCCTCACCGGCTGGGCCTTCGTCAAGGACCTCGCCACCCGCAGCGGTGCCACCCCGGCCACCACCCGCTGGGACACCGGCTCCGTCCTCGCCGCCGTCGCGGCCCTGGCCGGCCCCGGCCTCCTCACCCGCATCCTGCGCCAACTCCCCTCCGGCTACGCGCTGCTGTTCGGCCGCGCCGAACTCACCCGAGCCGCATAG
- a CDS encoding DUF5994 family protein gives MTATILYTPSVVEERTFLLPLRLALASADTPGALLDGAWWPRSRDLAAELPALTAVPDPLWGRITHVTVNPTLWPVIPRKVPVEGHVVSVGWFKAEQDPHKLLLLSYTVGRWDLLVIPPQTDPAIAAWLMAAATGPPRSHTASDLLARAEFQRIVTEADEFRRLTRSGAHIALGPEAPATGLGSRRPRPPAMFRTTPRYRATAHGRGTRVPERRSNRRQRLRLWSP, from the coding sequence ATGACCGCGACCATTCTGTATACGCCGTCGGTGGTGGAGGAGCGGACCTTTTTGCTGCCGCTGCGCCTCGCGCTCGCCTCAGCGGACACCCCTGGTGCTCTTCTGGACGGTGCCTGGTGGCCCCGCTCCCGCGACCTGGCGGCGGAACTTCCTGCGTTGACAGCGGTACCGGATCCCCTTTGGGGGCGCATCACGCATGTCACGGTGAACCCGACCCTGTGGCCGGTCATCCCACGGAAGGTGCCCGTTGAGGGACACGTGGTGAGCGTCGGCTGGTTCAAGGCCGAGCAAGACCCCCACAAGCTGTTGCTGCTCTCCTACACCGTCGGCCGCTGGGACCTGCTGGTGATTCCGCCGCAGACGGATCCGGCCATCGCCGCCTGGCTGATGGCCGCGGCTACCGGCCCGCCGCGCAGCCACACAGCGAGTGATCTGCTGGCGAGGGCCGAATTCCAACGGATCGTGACAGAAGCCGACGAGTTCCGCAGGCTGACGCGAAGTGGGGCGCACATTGCGCTCGGACCTGAAGCACCGGCGACCGGGCTCGGCAGCCGGAGGCCCCGGCCACCGGCAATGTTCCGCACTACTCCGCGTTACCGTGCCACTGCCCACGGACGCGGAACCAGAGTCCCGGAGCGTAGATCGAATCGACGACAGCGGCTTCGCCTTTGGTCACCTTGA
- a CDS encoding Hsp20/alpha crystallin family protein, protein MLMRTDPFRELDRLAQQLMGQGTWSRPAAMAMDAYREGDEYVVAFDLPGVSSDAIDIDVERNMLTVKAERRPVAKAADVQMELSERPLGVFSRQIVLADTLDTEHIKADYDAGVLTLRIPIAERAKPRKIAVGGESSRKEISG, encoded by the coding sequence ATGTTGATGCGCACTGACCCTTTCCGTGAGCTCGACCGGCTGGCTCAGCAGCTGATGGGCCAGGGAACCTGGTCGCGGCCTGCCGCGATGGCGATGGATGCCTACCGTGAGGGCGACGAGTACGTCGTGGCCTTCGACCTCCCCGGCGTCAGCTCGGACGCGATCGATATCGATGTCGAGCGGAACATGCTGACCGTCAAGGCCGAGCGGCGGCCCGTGGCGAAGGCCGCCGACGTGCAGATGGAGCTGTCGGAGCGGCCGCTGGGCGTTTTCTCCCGCCAGATCGTGCTGGCCGACACGCTGGACACCGAGCACATCAAGGCCGACTACGACGCCGGGGTGCTCACCCTGCGCATCCCGATCGCCGAACGGGCCAAGCCCCGCAAGATCGCCGTCGGCGGGGAGTCCTCCCGCAAGGAGATCTCCGGCTGA
- a CDS encoding PP2C family protein-serine/threonine phosphatase — MAEGERQPDKGVVDRSEGFGERLLGLLLDRARLLPPQQIAPLIAEEVAGIGGRDVSILLQDYAQELLVPLPGRKLHVGQPEPVTGSPAGRAFLRAAAVEVPQAGGSVRMYLPLLDGSDQVGVMALTLDAVDDDDRRLLGRLAGLVADLLVTKNAYTDQFFLVRRREPMSVSAEIQWGLLPPLTMSVPQVEVAGILEPAYRVAGDSFDYALNDNILHTAVIDAMGHGLDAAAMATVVIGAYRHARRVFVSLAEKYAFMDDAISQQFGPDHFVTAQLMHMNISTGEMELVNAGHPAPLLIRGGRVLRQLESATTLPVGFGGEAPQVREHTLQQGDRVLCYTDGIIEEHVAGGEPFGEERLIGCVNRLGEEPSEGLRADLRRLSHTLKRERGGRTSDDATLFMIEWHGGAADHFATME, encoded by the coding sequence ATGGCGGAAGGTGAACGGCAGCCGGACAAGGGCGTGGTGGACCGGTCGGAGGGTTTTGGCGAGCGGCTGCTCGGCCTGCTGCTGGACAGGGCGCGGCTGTTGCCGCCGCAGCAGATCGCCCCCCTGATCGCGGAAGAGGTGGCCGGGATCGGCGGCCGTGACGTCTCCATCCTGCTCCAGGACTACGCGCAGGAGCTGCTGGTGCCGCTGCCCGGCAGGAAACTGCACGTGGGCCAGCCCGAGCCGGTGACCGGCTCCCCCGCCGGCCGGGCCTTCCTGCGCGCGGCTGCCGTCGAGGTACCACAGGCCGGCGGCAGCGTCCGGATGTATCTGCCCCTGCTGGACGGAAGCGACCAAGTGGGCGTCATGGCCCTGACGCTGGACGCCGTCGACGACGATGACCGGCGCTTGCTGGGCCGGCTCGCCGGCCTGGTTGCCGACCTGCTGGTCACCAAGAACGCCTACACCGACCAGTTCTTCCTGGTCCGGCGTCGGGAGCCGATGAGCGTGTCTGCGGAGATCCAGTGGGGCCTGCTGCCGCCGCTGACGATGTCCGTGCCGCAGGTCGAGGTGGCCGGCATCTTAGAGCCCGCCTACCGCGTCGCCGGTGACAGCTTCGACTACGCCCTCAACGACAACATCCTGCACACGGCCGTCATCGACGCGATGGGCCACGGCCTGGACGCCGCCGCGATGGCGACCGTCGTCATCGGCGCCTACCGCCATGCCCGGCGCGTGTTCGTCAGCCTGGCCGAGAAGTACGCGTTCATGGACGATGCCATCTCCCAGCAGTTCGGGCCCGACCACTTCGTCACGGCGCAGCTGATGCACATGAACATCTCCACCGGGGAGATGGAGCTGGTCAACGCGGGCCACCCCGCGCCGCTGCTGATCCGCGGGGGCCGGGTCCTGCGGCAGCTGGAGAGCGCGACGACGCTGCCCGTCGGCTTCGGAGGTGAGGCGCCCCAGGTCAGAGAGCACACGCTTCAGCAGGGCGACCGGGTGCTGTGCTACACCGACGGCATCATCGAGGAGCATGTCGCCGGCGGGGAGCCGTTCGGCGAGGAACGCCTCATCGGCTGCGTCAACCGCCTGGGGGAAGAGCCGTCAGAGGGGCTGCGGGCGGACCTGCGCCGGCTCTCCCACACGCTGAAGAGGGAACGAGGCGGGCGCACCAGCGACGACGCCACACTCTTCATGATCGAGTGGCACGGTGGCGCCGCCGACCACTTCGCCACCATGGAGTGA
- a CDS encoding MerR family transcriptional regulator, with protein sequence MPPRSSRPADKFDDDDYPAYTMGRAAEMLGATPAFLRALGEHRLITPLRSEGGHRRYSRYQLRIAARARELVDSGTPIEAACRIVILEDQLEEAQRINEELRTRGATS encoded by the coding sequence ATGCCCCCTCGCAGTTCCCGCCCCGCCGACAAGTTCGACGACGACGATTACCCCGCCTACACCATGGGCCGGGCCGCCGAGATGCTCGGTGCCACCCCCGCCTTCCTCCGCGCCCTTGGTGAGCACCGCCTGATCACCCCGCTGCGCTCCGAAGGCGGCCACCGCCGCTACTCCCGCTACCAGCTGCGCATCGCCGCCCGCGCCCGCGAACTCGTCGACTCCGGCACCCCCATCGAAGCCGCCTGCCGCATCGTCATTCTCGAAGACCAGCTCGAAGAAGCCCAGCGCATCAACGAAGAACTGCGCACCCGCGGCGCTACGTCGTAA
- a CDS encoding DUF2267 domain-containing protein: MPLRWEAFLDRVKERGEYDSRQEADRAARVVLALLGAHLVGEVRAQLAARLPEGFALILLNPLQSAEPLSPERFVRATAAWIEGATEQTAAWDVSAVLSMVADAAGEDLLSQVLLQLPAGYDLLFGHPQPT; encoded by the coding sequence GTGCCCCTGCGATGGGAAGCGTTCCTCGACCGTGTCAAGGAACGCGGCGAGTACGACAGCCGGCAGGAAGCAGACCGCGCGGCCCGCGTGGTGCTCGCACTGCTGGGCGCGCACCTGGTCGGTGAGGTGCGCGCCCAGCTGGCGGCGCGCCTACCGGAAGGCTTCGCCCTGATCCTCCTCAACCCGCTGCAAAGCGCCGAACCGCTGTCACCGGAGCGGTTCGTGCGGGCGACGGCGGCCTGGATCGAGGGAGCCACCGAACAGACCGCGGCCTGGGACGTCAGCGCCGTCCTCAGCATGGTCGCCGACGCGGCCGGCGAGGACCTGCTCAGCCAGGTCCTGCTCCAGCTCCCCGCGGGCTACGACCTCCTCTTCGGCCACCCCCAGCCCACCTGA
- a CDS encoding ArsA family ATPase: MTSDDTTLDASAPWLEVDALIDDPRTRIVVCCGSGGVGKTTTAAALGVRAAERGRKVVVLTIDPARRLAQSMGISELDNVPRRVKGVDESAGGELHAMMLDMKRTFDEIVEGHADAERARAILENPFYQSLSAGFAGTQEYMAMEKLGQLRAGDAWDLIVVDTPPSRSALDFLDAPKRLGSFLDGKFIRVLMAPAKVGGRAGMKFLNVGMSMMTGTLSKLMGGQLLRDVQTFVAAMDTMFGGFRTRADATYRLLQAPGTAFLVVAAPERDALREAAYFVERLAAEQMPLAGLVLNRVHGSGAAQLSAERALAAAEVLTEDLADHAPQDAEEAPQGPNDDPNSPYGEAGSPLAENLGSDGIVDLADGKTGSRIPGGPSPAAAEHAASPSTPAAQLAAGLLRLHAERMQVLARERRTRDRFTALHPEVPVAEVAALPGDVHDLAGLRAIGDRLTLRPAATDD, translated from the coding sequence ATGACCTCCGACGACACGACGCTGGACGCCTCGGCCCCGTGGCTGGAGGTCGACGCCCTGATCGACGACCCGCGCACCCGCATCGTGGTGTGCTGCGGCTCGGGCGGCGTCGGCAAGACCACTACCGCCGCGGCACTGGGCGTGCGCGCCGCCGAGCGCGGCCGCAAGGTCGTGGTGCTGACGATCGACCCGGCCCGCCGCCTGGCGCAGTCGATGGGCATCTCCGAGCTCGACAACGTCCCCCGCCGGGTGAAGGGCGTCGACGAGAGTGCCGGCGGCGAACTCCACGCGATGATGCTGGACATGAAGCGCACCTTCGACGAGATCGTCGAGGGCCATGCGGACGCCGAGCGGGCCCGCGCCATCCTGGAGAACCCGTTCTACCAGTCCCTGTCGGCCGGTTTCGCCGGCACGCAGGAGTACATGGCGATGGAGAAGCTCGGCCAGCTCCGCGCCGGCGACGCGTGGGACCTGATCGTCGTGGACACCCCGCCGAGCCGCTCCGCGCTGGACTTCCTGGACGCACCCAAGCGCCTGGGGTCCTTCCTGGACGGCAAGTTCATCCGCGTCCTGATGGCGCCGGCGAAGGTCGGCGGTCGGGCCGGCATGAAGTTCCTCAATGTCGGCATGTCGATGATGACCGGCACCCTCAGCAAGCTGATGGGCGGTCAACTCCTGCGCGACGTGCAGACGTTCGTGGCCGCGATGGACACCATGTTCGGCGGCTTCCGCACCCGCGCGGACGCCACGTACCGCCTGCTCCAGGCGCCCGGCACGGCGTTCCTGGTGGTCGCCGCGCCGGAGCGGGACGCGCTGCGCGAGGCGGCGTACTTCGTCGAGCGGCTGGCGGCCGAGCAGATGCCGCTGGCCGGACTGGTGCTCAACCGCGTCCACGGCAGCGGCGCGGCCCAACTCAGCGCGGAGCGCGCGCTGGCCGCCGCGGAGGTGCTGACGGAGGACCTCGCCGACCACGCGCCGCAGGACGCGGAGGAGGCTCCGCAGGGGCCGAACGACGACCCCAACTCGCCCTACGGCGAGGCCGGTTCACCGCTCGCGGAAAATCTTGGTTCGGACGGCATTGTGGATCTCGCCGACGGGAAGACTGGATCACGTATCCCCGGCGGCCCCTCCCCCGCCGCCGCGGAGCATGCGGCATCCCCATCGACCCCGGCAGCGCAACTCGCCGCCGGTCTCCTGCGGCTGCACGCGGAACGCATGCAGGTCCTGGCGCGCGAACGACGCACCCGCGACCGCTTCACCGCACTGCACCCCGAGGTGCCGGTGGCGGAGGTCGCCGCGTTGCCCGGCGACGTCCACGACCTCGCGGGCCTGCGTGCGATCGGCGACCGCCTCACGCTGCGCCCGGCCGCGACCGACGACTGA